TatgttaatgcaaaaaaaaaaaaaaaaaaaaccaagttacggcattgtagatttttttacaaaacagcttttataaatataaacCTTTACAATGCATGTGTGTTACTCCAGTGAttgaaatttactaaaaaatgatttttctttaattgttAAACCAACTATCAACCCAAACACTTAAAACATGAAACAGTTCCCTGATAAGCTCTTGAGAAATGGTCTTTTAATACAGATAATACTtataattttaagtaatatttgTATGATCCATCAACTCAACTCACCGCTTCTTGATTTGAACAGTACATTATAACCATGATTATTGCTTCAATAGTGAAaattgactatttaaaaaacagtttcatatTTGAACGCTAAACTGTGATATAAAACGTCAAAATTTATCGTGTCTCTGTTATTATTCAGTTAGTTCAAATGGATTTTGTGATAGAACATTGAGTTCACTTTGAATGGATGTTACGAAAAACAAATACTTTTTGGCAAAATATTGAGTAaaacgaacttttaagaaagcatttttttaattgtgaaaCTTTctccttcaaataaaataacaataCCTGCCGCCTGTCACTAACACGGACATCAAAAGCAACAGACTGTTCGGTGTAGTCATTGGCTTCATTCATAAACTTTTCATCGTGAAGTGTGAGCATTCTaccaaaccaaaaccaaaatgacTGAAACCGAAGTTGCTGCCGCGGCTCCAGCTGCCTCTCCTGCCAAGTCCACCAAGAAGCCAAAGGCCCCCAAGGGAGATAAGAAGCCAAAGAAGCCATCCACCCACCCGCCAGTCAACGACATGGTGGTTGCCGCCATCAAGACCCTGAAGGAACGCAAGGGATCGTCGTTGCAGGCCATCAAGAAGTACATCGCTGCCAACTACAAGTGTGATGTGGCCAAGCTGTCACCCTTCATCAAGAAGGCCCTGAAGAGCGGTGTCGAGAAGGGCAAGTTCACCCAACCCAAGGGCACCGGTGCTTCCGGATCGTTCAAGATCAAGGCTGAGGATAAGAAGCCAGCTGgcgagaagaagaagaaggtcgCCGCCAAGAAGCCAAAGAAGGCCGCTGGTGAGAAGAAGACCGTGGCCAAGAAGCCAAAGGCCGCTGGCGCCAAGAAACCAAAAGCCGCTGCCGCTAAGAAGCCAAAGGCCGCCGCTGAAAAGAAGGCCAAGGCTGCCACGGCCAAGACCGCCAAGAAAGCTGGCACCGTAAAGAAGGCTGCTGCCCCCAAGAAGGCCGCTGCCAAGCCAAAGGCTGCTGCCAAGAAGCCAAAGACCCCCAAGAAGCCTGTTGCCAAGAAGAATGTGGCTAAGAAGGCTGCTGCCAAGAAGTAAATTGTCTCCTTATTGACCAATTCGACTTAACCAACAGAATCAGTCCTTTTCAGGACTACCAGTCATATCTTACAAgagtttttaaatgaaatttttcattgacttcattttgtttttgagcTGCACTCGTCCGGTCCATAACAGAACACGCTGTGATTGGATCTTAGAAATATA
This sequence is a window from Uranotaenia lowii strain MFRU-FL chromosome 3, ASM2978415v1, whole genome shotgun sequence. Protein-coding genes within it:
- the LOC129758181 gene encoding histone H1B-like isoform X2, producing MTETEVAAAAPAASPAKSTKKPKAPKGDKKPKKPSTHPPVNDMVVAAIKTLKERKGSSLQAIKKYIAANYKCDVAKLSPFIKKALKSGVEKGKFTQPKGTGASGSFKIKAEDKKPAGEKKKKVAAKKPKKAAGEKKTVAKKPKAAGAKKPKAAAAKKPKAAAEKKAKAATAKTAKKAGTVKKAAAPKKAAAKPKAAAKKPKTPKKPVAKKNVAKKAAAKK
- the LOC129758181 gene encoding histone H1B-like isoform X1, coding for MTETEVAAAAPAASPAKSTKKPKAPKGDKKPKKPSTHPPVNDMVVAAIKTLKERKGSSLQAIKKYIAANYKCDVAKLSPFIKKALKSGVEKGKFTQPKGTGASGSFKIKAEDKKPAGEKKKKVAAKKPKKAAGEKKTVAKKPKAAGAKKPKAAAAKKPKAAAEKKAKAATAKTAKKAGTVKKAAAPKKAAAKPKAAAKKPKTPKKPVAKKNVAKKAAAKKFALQHLP